One stretch of Carassius carassius chromosome 18, fCarCar2.1, whole genome shotgun sequence DNA includes these proteins:
- the LOC132092374 gene encoding NHS-like protein 1 isoform X10, producing the protein MMRDKRSGSFGRDREKAEKAAPISRTLSWLSVSSLSKQTRKLFRSQNSLHRHSNTPHGVDEDDDDWVYEPQHYIAVSNLDEEKKWTVHYTAPWHQQENVFLPGSRPACVEDLHRQAKVNLKTALRECDKLRKDGFRSSQYYSQGPAFSGSTNSQHEDEDIEDDDADKKSTASSGEEEKDSCQMKAQSPREVEGVEIDGQMSRSKAPPLPTPEEKMRQQARAVLTDIVPINVTGETFDRQASIRRSLINTDTLVRRPKKVKRRKTISGVPDSVQQELVVKGCGGELRPQSMFIPGQYSTLGRVINGNSTLRQSITKDSGCQTENVKIVPPSVRRIRAQKGQGIAAQMAGISTSATNISSVSDGSSHGNSIGVMAPQFGNDIQHFHSLPRGARVSLNTEHLYSSTPSRQEDSTAKATQQIRKLQVDDTVVHMRNAPRVCTQARPKSQEVRGTQREWGSVSGPACVVSPHAAYSTSFIPNATLSCSAEVIALHTTSSPGQSPLAGSPYTKARALSMVSTVNSKSTSSVGTGSHTPEAGMKDTCSETGQSDSSLHSHRTLAAGTLSSEEQWIYDTPENVLPKRTLSSSCSTPVNHLYSSLERSSKGTDSSSLYSVDNDGFYTSMHLDSGLRSRSQGSGHCHGIGGRTARHSMYECLGQQEDRNSLYSDRSLSRSISLRKPKKPPLPPARTDSLRRKPKKTSSPTACIGQSDISNGTLLNESLIATLQQSLQNGLKGKRSSTSPSHSPCSDYEDSWMLRSRSQSSISAGSSGVSATGMAHVYSICHVTPSQSDTSSLRSDYADSWGYYMEYPRPSGDQTQSPCTNTLSAGQVIEIANAQNLHNGNQANHPPAQEGSDVCVKPRTGTSSPDRVHRLTSPSSGYSSQSNTPTAGTPVPSFMRCMSPSGKPKPRVPERKSSLLSSLSISSSSTSLSSNTSDSNRNNVPPPPPLPAGPVALVPFNPSSFSPSLSPSSPVCTIDQKCPPPLPPLPTTPHQQASMNPPYINSSPEFPPPPPPEVLTDPVLSSLNSSFSPPPPPPPPLPAFSTIPAYSPPQNQHLPSLTPPTPSSSCLKEIKGSLKPVNLERKPVSPHSEEPSKIGMPLITPFALQSVQLRPAKQPENNGVSQLARPQTPEKSQKTGHPTVPQDILCIPPNLRPSSPQKKLSMQHSQDSHVEAKPDGVISHSEQTSFLTNGSIDLDEVKVTAEVDGLETALASPEKNTTPKKKPPVVSKKPKFSLIFSSVDHFSDLQSSQNDANISTTTAENLDPTPVPEQEEKTTEKDSIDISAPPKEISPTNGDTQEFSQIPRTIIPDADKGTSEEEDEERDDEDVTSSTGSFGSKDDESGEVFESSTLDVSQSPSINSDSCGDMVTPTRPRTTEDLFAVIHRSKRKVLGRKESEEDRSQGPLSPPVTPSGIAPVLTSPVPRQTGSIQRSLRKSSTSSDTFKALLLKKGSRSETSFRMSAAEMLRSTDPRFQRAHSLDSSFDSATPTGESPCSSPGRSKRKPDDWLRNDGMFSTSPSLISSKYGRSRMPPSAASSKYNARSRILSSPMTVICERDGELTDSEETCPVPPSNMPLPISKDSNSTLCEQSSS; encoded by the exons ctgTATCTAATCTGGATGAAGAGAAAAAGTGGACTGTGCACTACACGGCTCCATGGCACCAGCAGGAGAACGTCTTTCTACCGGGCTCCAGACCGGCCTGCGTGGAGGACCTGCACCGCCAGGCCAAAGTGAACCTTAAAACGGCTCTCAGAG AATGTGATAAACTGAGAAAAGACGGCTTCCGCAGCTCACAGTACTACTCACAGGGGCCCGCCTTCTCAGGCTCCACAAACTCCCAACATGAGGACGAGGATATCGAAGATGATGACGCTGATAAAAAG TCCACAGCATCTTcaggagaggaagagaaagacTCCTGCCAAATGAAAGCACAGAGTCCAAGGGAGGTGGAGGGGGTTGAGATTGATGGACAAATGTCACGGTCCAAAGCTCCACCCCTGCCCACTCCAGAAGAGAAGATGAGGCAGCAGGCTCGGGCTGTTCTCACAGATATTGTCCCCATCAATGTCACAG GGGAGACGTTTGACAGGCAGGCCAGCATCCGCCGCTCCCTTATAAACACTGACACTCTGGTCCGTCGGCCCAAGAAGGTTAAGCGGAGAAAGACTATTTCAGGGGTGCCTGACAGCGTCCAACAGGAACTAG TGGTGAAAGGGTGTGGAGGAGAGCTTCGGCCACAGTCCATGTTCATCCCTGGACAGTATTCAACACTTGGGCGAGTCATAAATGGGAATTCAACTCTCCGTCAATCTATAACAAAGGATTCTGGCTGCCAGACTGAGAATGTGAAAATCGTCCCACCCTCTGTGAGGAGAATACGGGCTCAGAAAGGCCAAGGAATTGCTGCTCAGATGGCTGGCATTTCCACCTCTGCCACAAACATCTCTTCTGTTTCTGATGGGAGCTCCCATGGAAATTCAATTGGTGTAATGGCTCCACAGTTTGGCAATGATATCCAACATTTTCACAGCTTGCCACGAGGTGCAAGAGTCTCTCTTAACACAGAGCACCTTTACAGTAGCACCCCTTCCAGGCAAGAAGACTCCACTGCAAAAGCAACTCAGCAGATTAGAAAATTACAAGTAGATGATACTGTGGTGCACATGAGGAATGCCCCCAGGGTATGCACCCAAGCACGGCCAAAATCTCAGGAGGTGAGAGGTACTCAAAGGGAGTGGGGATCGGTCTCGGGTCCAGCCTGTGTAGTTTCTCCACATGCAGCCTACTCAACCTCCTTTATACCAAATGCTACTCTGTCATGTTCTGCTGAGGTTATTGCACTTCACACCACATCAAGCCCTGGCCAGAGCCCACTTGCTGGGTCACCGTACACTAAAGCTAGAGCTCTTAGCATGGTCTCAACTGTCAACAGTAAGAGCACCAGTAGTGTGGGCACAGGATCACACACACCAGAAGCAGGCATGAAGGATACCTGCAGTGAGACTGGCCAGTCAGATAGCAGTTTGCACAGCCACAGAACCCTTGCCGCAGGAACATTGTCTTCAGAAGAGCAATGGATTTATGACACTCCTGAGAATGTCTTGCCCAAAAGGACGCTATCTTCAAGCTGCTCAACACCCGTAAATCATCTCTATAGTAGCCTTGAACGCTCCTCAAAAGGCACAGACTCTAGTTCACTCTACTCAGTGGACAATGATGGCTTCTACACTTCCATGCATCTGGATTCAGGCCTTAGGTCAAGGAGCCAGGGTAGCGGCCATTGTCATGGAATAGGAGGAAGAACGGCAAGACACAGTATGTATGAGTGCCTAGGTCAGCAAGAAGACCGAAACAGCTTGTACAGTGACCGGTCACTGTCACGTTCCATTTCTCTACGCAAGCCCAAGAAACCACCTCTTCCACCAGCACGCACAGACTCTCTACGACGAAAGCCTAAGAAAACCAGTTCTCCCACTGCCTGTATTGGACAGTCAGATATTAGCAATGGTACTCTTCTCAATGAGTCATTGATTGCCACGCTCCAACAGTCACTTCAGAATGGGCTGAAAGGCAAAAGGTCCTCCACCTCACCGTCTCACAGTCCTTGTAGTGACTATGAGGACTCCTGGATGCTCCGTTCCAGGAGTCAGAGCAGCATCAGTGCAGGCAGCAGTGGTGTATCAGCTACAGGGATGGCTCATGTGTACTCCATTTGTCATGTCACACCTTCTCAAAGTGACACTAGTAGCCTCCGTTCTGATTATGCAGACTCCTGGGGCTACTACATGGAGTACCCTCGTCCATCTGGAGATCAGACACAGTCACCGTGCACCAATACACTTTCTGCTGGACAAGTGATTGAGATAGCAAATGCACAAAACCTCCACAATGGTAACCAGGCTAATCATCCTCCTGCTCAAGAAggaagtgatgtgtgtgtgaagcCCAGAACAGGCACCTCATCACCAGATCGGGTACATCGGTTGACTTCTCCATCAAGTGGATACTCGAGTCAATCCAACACTCCAACAGCAGGCACTCCTGTCCCCTCCTTCATGAGATGCATGTCCCCATCAGGCAAGCCCAAACCCAGAGTGCCTGAAAGAAAATCATCCTTGCTTTCATCTCTATCCATATCATCTTCTTCCACTTCTCTTTCCTCCAACACCTCTGATTCCAACAGGAACAAtgttcctcctccacctcctcttcCAGCTGGCCCTGTGGCTCTTGTACCTTTTAATCCTTCATCCTTTTCTCCTTCCCTTTCACCCTCCAGCCCTGTGTGCACTATAGACCAGAAATGTCCTCCTCCGCTACCTCCTTTACCCACAACCCCCCATCAACAAGCATCAATGAACCCTCCTTACATCAATTCCTCCCCTGAATTTCCACCGCCTCCACCTCCAGAGGTGTTGACTGACCCTGTTTTGTCTAGCCTCAATAGTTCTTTCAgtcctccaccacctcctccaccaCCACTGCCTGCATTTTCTACCATCCCTGCTTATTCGCCACCCCAAAATCAACACCTACCCAGCTTGACACCACCTACACCTTCCTCTTCTTGCTTAAAGGAAATTAAAGGTAGCCTAAAACCAGTGAACCTAGAAAGAAAACCAGTGTCCCCGCATTCAGAGGAGCCCAGTAAGATTGGCATGCCTCTCATCACCCCTTTTGCCCTTCAGAGTGTGCAGCTTCGGCCAGCAAAACAGCCTGAAAACAATGGAGTTAGCCAGTTAGCCAGACCCCAAACCCCAGAGAAGTCTCAAAAAACAGGGCACCCCACAGTTCCTCAGGACATCCTTTGCATACCTCCAAATTTAAGGCCATCATCGCCACAGAAAAAACTCTCCATGCAGCACAGTCAGGATAGCCATGTTGAAGCAAAACCTGACGGTGTAATATCACATTCTGAACAGACATCCTTCCTTACAAATGGTTCCATTGATCTTGATGAGGTTAAGGTCACAGCTGAAGTAGATGGTCTTGAGACTGCCCTGGCATCACCTGAGAAGAACACTACACCCAAGAAGAAGCCTCCTGTGGTCTCCAAAAAGCCCAAGTTTTCTCTCATCTTTTCCTCAGTGGATCATTTCAGTGATTTGCAGAGTTCTCAGAATGACGCTAACATCTCTACTACTACAGCTGAAAATCTGGACCCCACACCTGTGCCAGAACAGGAAGAAAAGACAACTGAGAAGGATAGCATTGACATTTCTGCACCTCCTAAGGAGATTTCTCCCACAAATGGTGACACTCAAGAGTTCTCCCAGATTCCTCGTACCATCATTCCTGATGCAGACAAGGGCACCTCTGAAGAAGAGGATGAAGAAAGAGATGATGAAGATGTAACCAGCAGCACAGGATCTTTTGGCTCTAAAGATGATGAAAGTG GTGAGGTGTTTGAGTCCAGCACATTGGACGTCTCTCAGTCTCCCAGCATCAACAGCGACAGCTGTGGGGACATGGTGACCCCCACACGGCCCCGCACCACAGAGGACCTCTTTGCTGTCATTCACAG GTCAAAGCGGAAGGTTCTAGGGCGCAAGGAATCTGAAGAGGACCGTTCACAAGGTCCTCTATCCCCACCAGTCACCCCTTCAGGAATAGCCCCTGTCTTAACTTCCCCTGTGCCACGGCAAACGGGCTCCATCCAGCGCAGCCTGCGCAAATCCTCGACCAGCAGCGACACCTTCAAGGCCCTCCTGCTAAAGAAAGGCAGTCGCTCTGAGACCAGCTTCCGCATGTCTGCTGCAGAGATGCTGCGCAGCACCGACCCCAGATTTCAGAGGGCTCACTCTCTCGACTCCTCATTTGATTCAGCAACTCCAACAGGTGAGAGTCCCTGCTCTTCACCGGGCCGGAGCAAGAGGAAGCCCGACGACTGGCTGCGCAATGACGGAATGTTCTCAACGTCCCCGTCGTTAATCAGTTCGAAGTACGGCCGATCTCGCATGCCACCCTCCGCCGCCAGCAGCAAGTATAACGCCCGCAGCCGGATCCTCAGCAGCCCCATGACTGTTATTTGCGAGAGGGATGGAGAACTCACAGACTCTGAAGAAACATGCCCTGTTCCTCCTTCAAACATGCCCCTTCCCATTTCTAAAGACTCTAACAGCACTTTATGTGAGCAGAGCAGCAGCTAG
- the LOC132092374 gene encoding NHS-like protein 1 isoform X2, which translates to MLTYAQHLSIVNVVDCCYQVRDANLCTCKMGNNAPSQLQSPSLELAQTPGTKNECSIRRRLLASKVYQRPESLWTPKPMLRVEGLQGDTLTRSQSCCKRNSLSCFPSVSNLDEEKKWTVHYTAPWHQQENVFLPGSRPACVEDLHRQAKVNLKTALRECDKLRKDGFRSSQYYSQGPAFSGSTNSQHEDEDIEDDDADKKSTASSGEEEKDSCQMKAQSPREVEGVEIDGQMSRSKAPPLPTPEEKMRQQARAVLTDIVPINVTGETFDRQASIRRSLINTDTLVRRPKKVKRRKTISGVPDSVQQELVVKGCGGELRPQSMFIPGQYSTLGRVINGNSTLRQSITKDSGCQTENVKIVPPSVRRIRAQKGQGIAAQMAGISTSATNISSVSDGSSHGNSIGVMAPQFGNDIQHFHSLPRGARVSLNTEHLYSSTPSRQEDSTAKATQQIRKLQVDDTVVHMRNAPRVCTQARPKSQEVRGTQREWGSVSGPACVVSPHAAYSTSFIPNATLSCSAEVIALHTTSSPGQSPLAGSPYTKARALSMVSTVNSKSTSSVGTGSHTPEAGMKDTCSETGQSDSSLHSHRTLAAGTLSSEEQWIYDTPENVLPKRTLSSSCSTPVNHLYSSLERSSKGTDSSSLYSVDNDGFYTSMHLDSGLRSRSQGSGHCHGIGGRTARHSMYECLGQQEDRNSLYSDRSLSRSISLRKPKKPPLPPARTDSLRRKPKKTSSPTACIGQSDISNGTLLNESLIATLQQSLQNGLKGKRSSTSPSHSPCSDYEDSWMLRSRSQSSISAGSSGVSATGMAHVYSICHVTPSQSDTSSLRSDYADSWGYYMEYPRPSGDQTQSPCTNTLSAGQVIEIANAQNLHNGNQANHPPAQEGSDVCVKPRTGTSSPDRVHRLTSPSSGYSSQSNTPTAGTPVPSFMRCMSPSGKPKPRVPERKSSLLSSLSISSSSTSLSSNTSDSNRNNVPPPPPLPAGPVALVPFNPSSFSPSLSPSSPVCTIDQKCPPPLPPLPTTPHQQASMNPPYINSSPEFPPPPPPEVLTDPVLSSLNSSFSPPPPPPPPLPAFSTIPAYSPPQNQHLPSLTPPTPSSSCLKEIKGSLKPVNLERKPVSPHSEEPSKIGMPLITPFALQSVQLRPAKQPENNGVSQLARPQTPEKSQKTGHPTVPQDILCIPPNLRPSSPQKKLSMQHSQDSHVEAKPDGVISHSEQTSFLTNGSIDLDEVKVTAEVDGLETALASPEKNTTPKKKPPVVSKKPKFSLIFSSVDHFSDLQSSQNDANISTTTAENLDPTPVPEQEEKTTEKDSIDISAPPKEISPTNGDTQEFSQIPRTIIPDADKGTSEEEDEERDDEDVTSSTGSFGSKDDESGEVFESSTLDVSQSPSINSDSCGDMVTPTRPRTTEDLFAVIHSLDQLNMNTPQHMRSKRKVLGRKESEEDRSQGPLSPPVTPSGIAPVLTSPVPRQTGSIQRSLRKSSTSSDTFKALLLKKGSRSETSFRMSAAEMLRSTDPRFQRAHSLDSSFDSATPTGESPCSSPGRSKRKPDDWLRNDGMFSTSPSLISSKYGRSRMPPSAASSKYNARSRILSSPMTVICERDGELTDSEETCPVPPSNMPLPISKDSNSTLCEQSSS; encoded by the exons ctgTATCTAATCTGGATGAAGAGAAAAAGTGGACTGTGCACTACACGGCTCCATGGCACCAGCAGGAGAACGTCTTTCTACCGGGCTCCAGACCGGCCTGCGTGGAGGACCTGCACCGCCAGGCCAAAGTGAACCTTAAAACGGCTCTCAGAG AATGTGATAAACTGAGAAAAGACGGCTTCCGCAGCTCACAGTACTACTCACAGGGGCCCGCCTTCTCAGGCTCCACAAACTCCCAACATGAGGACGAGGATATCGAAGATGATGACGCTGATAAAAAG TCCACAGCATCTTcaggagaggaagagaaagacTCCTGCCAAATGAAAGCACAGAGTCCAAGGGAGGTGGAGGGGGTTGAGATTGATGGACAAATGTCACGGTCCAAAGCTCCACCCCTGCCCACTCCAGAAGAGAAGATGAGGCAGCAGGCTCGGGCTGTTCTCACAGATATTGTCCCCATCAATGTCACAG GGGAGACGTTTGACAGGCAGGCCAGCATCCGCCGCTCCCTTATAAACACTGACACTCTGGTCCGTCGGCCCAAGAAGGTTAAGCGGAGAAAGACTATTTCAGGGGTGCCTGACAGCGTCCAACAGGAACTAG TGGTGAAAGGGTGTGGAGGAGAGCTTCGGCCACAGTCCATGTTCATCCCTGGACAGTATTCAACACTTGGGCGAGTCATAAATGGGAATTCAACTCTCCGTCAATCTATAACAAAGGATTCTGGCTGCCAGACTGAGAATGTGAAAATCGTCCCACCCTCTGTGAGGAGAATACGGGCTCAGAAAGGCCAAGGAATTGCTGCTCAGATGGCTGGCATTTCCACCTCTGCCACAAACATCTCTTCTGTTTCTGATGGGAGCTCCCATGGAAATTCAATTGGTGTAATGGCTCCACAGTTTGGCAATGATATCCAACATTTTCACAGCTTGCCACGAGGTGCAAGAGTCTCTCTTAACACAGAGCACCTTTACAGTAGCACCCCTTCCAGGCAAGAAGACTCCACTGCAAAAGCAACTCAGCAGATTAGAAAATTACAAGTAGATGATACTGTGGTGCACATGAGGAATGCCCCCAGGGTATGCACCCAAGCACGGCCAAAATCTCAGGAGGTGAGAGGTACTCAAAGGGAGTGGGGATCGGTCTCGGGTCCAGCCTGTGTAGTTTCTCCACATGCAGCCTACTCAACCTCCTTTATACCAAATGCTACTCTGTCATGTTCTGCTGAGGTTATTGCACTTCACACCACATCAAGCCCTGGCCAGAGCCCACTTGCTGGGTCACCGTACACTAAAGCTAGAGCTCTTAGCATGGTCTCAACTGTCAACAGTAAGAGCACCAGTAGTGTGGGCACAGGATCACACACACCAGAAGCAGGCATGAAGGATACCTGCAGTGAGACTGGCCAGTCAGATAGCAGTTTGCACAGCCACAGAACCCTTGCCGCAGGAACATTGTCTTCAGAAGAGCAATGGATTTATGACACTCCTGAGAATGTCTTGCCCAAAAGGACGCTATCTTCAAGCTGCTCAACACCCGTAAATCATCTCTATAGTAGCCTTGAACGCTCCTCAAAAGGCACAGACTCTAGTTCACTCTACTCAGTGGACAATGATGGCTTCTACACTTCCATGCATCTGGATTCAGGCCTTAGGTCAAGGAGCCAGGGTAGCGGCCATTGTCATGGAATAGGAGGAAGAACGGCAAGACACAGTATGTATGAGTGCCTAGGTCAGCAAGAAGACCGAAACAGCTTGTACAGTGACCGGTCACTGTCACGTTCCATTTCTCTACGCAAGCCCAAGAAACCACCTCTTCCACCAGCACGCACAGACTCTCTACGACGAAAGCCTAAGAAAACCAGTTCTCCCACTGCCTGTATTGGACAGTCAGATATTAGCAATGGTACTCTTCTCAATGAGTCATTGATTGCCACGCTCCAACAGTCACTTCAGAATGGGCTGAAAGGCAAAAGGTCCTCCACCTCACCGTCTCACAGTCCTTGTAGTGACTATGAGGACTCCTGGATGCTCCGTTCCAGGAGTCAGAGCAGCATCAGTGCAGGCAGCAGTGGTGTATCAGCTACAGGGATGGCTCATGTGTACTCCATTTGTCATGTCACACCTTCTCAAAGTGACACTAGTAGCCTCCGTTCTGATTATGCAGACTCCTGGGGCTACTACATGGAGTACCCTCGTCCATCTGGAGATCAGACACAGTCACCGTGCACCAATACACTTTCTGCTGGACAAGTGATTGAGATAGCAAATGCACAAAACCTCCACAATGGTAACCAGGCTAATCATCCTCCTGCTCAAGAAggaagtgatgtgtgtgtgaagcCCAGAACAGGCACCTCATCACCAGATCGGGTACATCGGTTGACTTCTCCATCAAGTGGATACTCGAGTCAATCCAACACTCCAACAGCAGGCACTCCTGTCCCCTCCTTCATGAGATGCATGTCCCCATCAGGCAAGCCCAAACCCAGAGTGCCTGAAAGAAAATCATCCTTGCTTTCATCTCTATCCATATCATCTTCTTCCACTTCTCTTTCCTCCAACACCTCTGATTCCAACAGGAACAAtgttcctcctccacctcctcttcCAGCTGGCCCTGTGGCTCTTGTACCTTTTAATCCTTCATCCTTTTCTCCTTCCCTTTCACCCTCCAGCCCTGTGTGCACTATAGACCAGAAATGTCCTCCTCCGCTACCTCCTTTACCCACAACCCCCCATCAACAAGCATCAATGAACCCTCCTTACATCAATTCCTCCCCTGAATTTCCACCGCCTCCACCTCCAGAGGTGTTGACTGACCCTGTTTTGTCTAGCCTCAATAGTTCTTTCAgtcctccaccacctcctccaccaCCACTGCCTGCATTTTCTACCATCCCTGCTTATTCGCCACCCCAAAATCAACACCTACCCAGCTTGACACCACCTACACCTTCCTCTTCTTGCTTAAAGGAAATTAAAGGTAGCCTAAAACCAGTGAACCTAGAAAGAAAACCAGTGTCCCCGCATTCAGAGGAGCCCAGTAAGATTGGCATGCCTCTCATCACCCCTTTTGCCCTTCAGAGTGTGCAGCTTCGGCCAGCAAAACAGCCTGAAAACAATGGAGTTAGCCAGTTAGCCAGACCCCAAACCCCAGAGAAGTCTCAAAAAACAGGGCACCCCACAGTTCCTCAGGACATCCTTTGCATACCTCCAAATTTAAGGCCATCATCGCCACAGAAAAAACTCTCCATGCAGCACAGTCAGGATAGCCATGTTGAAGCAAAACCTGACGGTGTAATATCACATTCTGAACAGACATCCTTCCTTACAAATGGTTCCATTGATCTTGATGAGGTTAAGGTCACAGCTGAAGTAGATGGTCTTGAGACTGCCCTGGCATCACCTGAGAAGAACACTACACCCAAGAAGAAGCCTCCTGTGGTCTCCAAAAAGCCCAAGTTTTCTCTCATCTTTTCCTCAGTGGATCATTTCAGTGATTTGCAGAGTTCTCAGAATGACGCTAACATCTCTACTACTACAGCTGAAAATCTGGACCCCACACCTGTGCCAGAACAGGAAGAAAAGACAACTGAGAAGGATAGCATTGACATTTCTGCACCTCCTAAGGAGATTTCTCCCACAAATGGTGACACTCAAGAGTTCTCCCAGATTCCTCGTACCATCATTCCTGATGCAGACAAGGGCACCTCTGAAGAAGAGGATGAAGAAAGAGATGATGAAGATGTAACCAGCAGCACAGGATCTTTTGGCTCTAAAGATGATGAAAGTG GTGAGGTGTTTGAGTCCAGCACATTGGACGTCTCTCAGTCTCCCAGCATCAACAGCGACAGCTGTGGGGACATGGTGACCCCCACACGGCCCCGCACCACAGAGGACCTCTTTGCTGTCATTCACAG CCTGGACCAGTTGAACATGAACACCCCCCAACATATGAG GTCAAAGCGGAAGGTTCTAGGGCGCAAGGAATCTGAAGAGGACCGTTCACAAGGTCCTCTATCCCCACCAGTCACCCCTTCAGGAATAGCCCCTGTCTTAACTTCCCCTGTGCCACGGCAAACGGGCTCCATCCAGCGCAGCCTGCGCAAATCCTCGACCAGCAGCGACACCTTCAAGGCCCTCCTGCTAAAGAAAGGCAGTCGCTCTGAGACCAGCTTCCGCATGTCTGCTGCAGAGATGCTGCGCAGCACCGACCCCAGATTTCAGAGGGCTCACTCTCTCGACTCCTCATTTGATTCAGCAACTCCAACAGGTGAGAGTCCCTGCTCTTCACCGGGCCGGAGCAAGAGGAAGCCCGACGACTGGCTGCGCAATGACGGAATGTTCTCAACGTCCCCGTCGTTAATCAGTTCGAAGTACGGCCGATCTCGCATGCCACCCTCCGCCGCCAGCAGCAAGTATAACGCCCGCAGCCGGATCCTCAGCAGCCCCATGACTGTTATTTGCGAGAGGGATGGAGAACTCACAGACTCTGAAGAAACATGCCCTGTTCCTCCTTCAAACATGCCCCTTCCCATTTCTAAAGACTCTAACAGCACTTTATGTGAGCAGAGCAGCAGCTAG